In a single window of the Zea mays cultivar B73 chromosome 5, Zm-B73-REFERENCE-NAM-5.0, whole genome shotgun sequence genome:
- the LOC100278373 gene encoding BTB/POZ domain-containing protein NPY2 isoform X1, giving the protein MKYMKLGSKPDVFQTEGSNIRFVATELATDIVISVGDAKFYLHKFPLLSKSSLLQRLVASSNDEKNDEVDISDIPGGPSAFEICAKFCYGVIVTLNAYNVLAARCAAEYLEMFESIDKGNLIYKIDVFLTSSVFRTWKDSIIVLQSTKSLQPWCENLKVINHCIDCIASKASIDPSEVEWSYTYNRKKLPSENGIDSHWNGVRKQPMVPSDWWVEDLCELEVDLYKRVIMTIKAKGSTPAAVIGEALRAYAYRRLLGSLEDAVSNGVDCTKRRAALDAIVFLLPAEEGSVSCGFLLKLLGAACLLESGESHRVNLIKRIGTQLDGASVPDLLIPLNTNEDNISSIDLIMAIVEEFMSRNGDSGTEKFQDDEGIVDIEKSTSVSSASKLAVAKLIDGYLAEIAKDPNLPLPKLIALAEMVSSLPRPTHDGLYRAIDMYLKEHPSLSKSEKKKLCGLMDCKQLSQDACMHAVQNERLPLRVVVQVLFFEQVRASSSVASARSDANSTSGLPSAVRSLLPRENGNSIGSSRSAATTMTTEEEESGVPTSSDINSLRSMRLANNSGGSERSSGSSDVNNKSSDDRSAAATGKAKGTMLMPKKMLSKLWSGKTNAGESSSSDTSDSPGSANPEEAKSTQSRITWRSVS; this is encoded by the exons ATGAAGTATATGAAGCTTGGATCAAAGCCTGATGTCTTTCAGACAGAGGGCAGCAATATCAG GTTTGTTGCAACAGAACTGGCAACAGACATTGTTATATCCGTTGGGGATGCCAAGTTTTATCTTCATAAG TTCCCTCTTCTATCAAAGAGTTCACTCCTGCAAAGGTTAGTTGCTTCAAGCAatgatgagaaaaatgatgaagtGGATATCTCTGACATCCCTGGTGGACCTTCAGCATTTGAAATATGTGCTAAGTTCTGCTATGGCGTGATTGTAACACTCAATGCATATAACGTCCTCGCTGCCCGCTGTGCAGCTGAGTACCTAGAAATGTTTGAGAGCATCGACAAAGGAAACCTCATATACAAGATCGATGTGTTTCTGACATCAAGCGTATTTCGCACCTGGAAGGACTCGATCATAGTTTTACAGAGCACAAAGTCACTGCAACCTTGGTGTGAAAATCTGAAGGTAATCAACCACTGCATTGACTGTATCGCGTCGAAGGCGTCAATTGATCCATCAGAGGTTGAATGGTCATACACTTACAACAGAAAAAAGCTCCCATCTGAGAATGGTATCGATTCACATTGGAACGGTGTCAGGAAGCAACCTATGGTCCCTAGTGACTGGTGGGTTGAGGACCTTTGTGAGCTCGAAGTGGATTTGTACAAGCGTGTGATCATGACCATCAAGGCAAAGGGAAGCACACCAGCTGCTGTCATTGGAGAAGCATTGAGGGCCTACGCATACCGACGGCTGCTTGGCTCCCTTGAAGATGCTGTGAGCAATGGAGTCGATTGCACAAAACGCCGTGCAGCTCTTGATGCCATTGTATTTCTGTTGCCAGCTGAGGAAGGCTCGGTGTCATGTGGTTTTCTTCTTAAGCTGCTAGGGGCTGCATGTTTGCTTGAATCTGGGGAGTCCCATCGCGTTAACTTGATCAAGAGAATAGGCACGCAGTTGGATGGTGCTTCAGTTCCAGACCTTCTTATACCGCTAAATACTAATGAAGACAATATATCCAGCATAGATCTGATCATGGCAATAGTGGAAGAGTTCATGTCACGGAATGGTGATAGTGGTACGGAGAAATTTCAAGACGATGAAGGAATCGTGGACATCGAGAAGTCGACATCTGTTTCCAGCGCGTCAAAGCTTGCAGTTGCAAAGCTGATCGATGGATATCTTGCCGAGATCGCCAAAGATCCCAACCTTCCTCTTCCAAAGTTGATCGCACTCGCCGAAATGGTGTCTTCTCTACCCCGGCCAACGCATGACGGGCTCTATCGTGCCATTGACATGTATCTGAAG GAGCACCCCAGCCTATCAAAGAGCGAGAAGAAGAAACTGTGCGGGCTGATGGACTGCAAGCAGCTGTCGCAGGACGCGTGCATGCACGCCGTGCAGAACGAGCGTCTCCCCCTACGCGTGGTCGTGCAGGTTCTCTTCTTCGAGCAAGTCCGGGCATCGTCGTCGGTTGCTTCTGCAAGGAGCGACGCTAATTCGACGTCGGGGCTCCCGTCTGCCGTTCGCTCGCTTCTTCCCAGAGAGAACGGCAACTCCATTGGCAGCTCCAGGTCAGccgcgacgacgatgacgacggagGAAGAGGAGAGTGGGGTCCCGACGTCGAGCGACATCAACTCTCTGAGGTCGATGAGGCTGGCCAACAACAGCGGTGGGAGCGAGAGGAGCAGCGGCAGCAGTGACGTGAACAACAAGAGCAGCGACGACAGGAGCGCCGCCGCCACGGGGAAGGCGAAGGGGACGATGCTGATGCCGAAGAAGATGCTGAGCAAGCTCTGGTCCGGGAAAACGAACGCCGGCGAGAGCAGCAGCTCGGACACGTCGGATAGCCCTGGGTCCGCCAACCCGGAGGAGGCGAAGTCCACGCAGTCGCGGATCACATGGCGCTCGGTATCCTAG
- the LOC100282593 gene encoding inorganic phosphate cotransporter isoform X2, giving the protein MILSMFYYGYVLSQIPGGWAAQRIGGRRVLLLSFVLWSMICGLIPLDPNRVTILVLSRLFVGVAQGFIFPAIHTVLAQWVPPQERSRSVSLTTSGMYLGAACGMLFFPSLVKHMGPQSVFFVEAVLGAAWSVIWLKFSSDPPRTDLPKVSMPKVPSRDMIKAQAGGVVAPRTVKIPWRRIIFSLPVWAIVVNNFTFHYALYVLMNWLPTYFELGLKLSLQDMGSSKMLPYFNMFIFSNIGGVVADHLITRRILSVTKTRKLLNTIGFIVSAFALMALPLFSTPSGTVMCSAISLGFLALGRAGFAVNHMDVAPKFAGIVMGVSNTAGTLAGIVGVGLTGNILEAAKASNKDLTDSETWKTVFFVPAYLCIFSSVIFLIFSTGEKIFE; this is encoded by the coding sequence ATGATACTCTCTATGTTCTATTATGGTTATGTTTTATCACAGATTCCTGGTGGATGGGCAGCACAGAGAATAGGAGGTAGACGTGTCCTGCTACTGTCATTTGTATTGTGGTCAATGATATGTGGTTTAATTCCACTTGATCCCAACAGAGTAACCATTCTGGTCCTTTCTCGCCTATTCGTTGGTGTAGCACAAGGTTTCATATTTCCTGCCATTCACACTGTCCTGGCACAATGGGTGCCGCCGCAGGAGCGCTCTCGCTCAGTATCTCTTACTACCTCAGGGATGTATCTTGGTGCAGCCTGTGGCATGCTTTTCTTCCCAAGTCTGGTGAAGCACATGGGACCCCAGTCAGTTTTTTTTGTTGAAGCAGTGTTGGGAGCAGCATGGTCTGTAATATGGCTGAAATTTTCCAGTGACCCACCCCGTACTGATCTTCCAAAGGTATCAATGCCAAAAGTGCCATCTCGAGACATGATTAAGGCACAAGCAGGAGGGGTTGTGGCACCTCGCACGGTAAAGATCCCGTGGCGAAGGATAATATTCAGCCTACCTGTTTGGGCAATAGTTGTGAACAACTTCACGTTCCACTATGCCCTCTATGTTCTTATGAACTGGCTCCCTACCTATTTTGAGCTAGGCCTTAAGCTTAGCCTCCAGGATATGGGTTCCTCAAAGATGCTTCCCTATTTcaacatgttcattttctccaatATCGGCGGTGTGGTTGCTGATCACTTGATTACAAGGAGGATTCTATCTGTTACCAAGACAAGGAAGCTTCTGAACACCATCGGGTTCATCGTCTCAGCGTTTGCACTCATGGCCCTTCCTTTGTTCAGCACACCGTCAGGCACTGTAATGTGTTCAGCGATATCCCTCGGTTTTCTTGCTCTAGGAAGAGCAGGGTTTGCCGTGAACCATATGGATGTTGCTCCGAAGTTTGCAGGGATAGTGATGGGAGTCTCAAACACGGCGGGGACACTGGCTGGAATCGTCGGTGTCGGCCTCACGGGCAATATTCTGGAGGCGGCAAAGGCTTCTAACAAGGATCTAACGGACTCGGAAACCTGGAAAACAGTCTTCTTCGTTCCAGCATACCTTTGTATTTTCAGTTCCGTCATTTTTTTGATCTTTTCGACAGGCGAAAAGATCTTCGAATAA
- the LOC100282593 gene encoding inorganic phosphate cotransporter isoform X1: MVRMRFPKRYIIVLLTFICTNVCYIERVGFSITYTVAADAIGVNQANKGMILSMFYYGYVLSQIPGGWAAQRIGGRRVLLLSFVLWSMICGLIPLDPNRVTILVLSRLFVGVAQGFIFPAIHTVLAQWVPPQERSRSVSLTTSGMYLGAACGMLFFPSLVKHMGPQSVFFVEAVLGAAWSVIWLKFSSDPPRTDLPKVSMPKVPSRDMIKAQAGGVVAPRTVKIPWRRIIFSLPVWAIVVNNFTFHYALYVLMNWLPTYFELGLKLSLQDMGSSKMLPYFNMFIFSNIGGVVADHLITRRILSVTKTRKLLNTIGFIVSAFALMALPLFSTPSGTVMCSAISLGFLALGRAGFAVNHMDVAPKFAGIVMGVSNTAGTLAGIVGVGLTGNILEAAKASNKDLTDSETWKTVFFVPAYLCIFSSVIFLIFSTGEKIFE, translated from the coding sequence ATGGTGAGAATGAGGTTCCCGAAACGTTATATAATAGTATTGTTGACATTCATCTGCACAAATGTTTGCTACATTGAGCGTGTGGGTTTCTCAATTACCTATACTGTTGCAGCTGATGCCATCGGTGTGAATCAAGCCAACAAGGGCATGATACTCTCTATGTTCTATTATGGTTATGTTTTATCACAGATTCCTGGTGGATGGGCAGCACAGAGAATAGGAGGTAGACGTGTCCTGCTACTGTCATTTGTATTGTGGTCAATGATATGTGGTTTAATTCCACTTGATCCCAACAGAGTAACCATTCTGGTCCTTTCTCGCCTATTCGTTGGTGTAGCACAAGGTTTCATATTTCCTGCCATTCACACTGTCCTGGCACAATGGGTGCCGCCGCAGGAGCGCTCTCGCTCAGTATCTCTTACTACCTCAGGGATGTATCTTGGTGCAGCCTGTGGCATGCTTTTCTTCCCAAGTCTGGTGAAGCACATGGGACCCCAGTCAGTTTTTTTTGTTGAAGCAGTGTTGGGAGCAGCATGGTCTGTAATATGGCTGAAATTTTCCAGTGACCCACCCCGTACTGATCTTCCAAAGGTATCAATGCCAAAAGTGCCATCTCGAGACATGATTAAGGCACAAGCAGGAGGGGTTGTGGCACCTCGCACGGTAAAGATCCCGTGGCGAAGGATAATATTCAGCCTACCTGTTTGGGCAATAGTTGTGAACAACTTCACGTTCCACTATGCCCTCTATGTTCTTATGAACTGGCTCCCTACCTATTTTGAGCTAGGCCTTAAGCTTAGCCTCCAGGATATGGGTTCCTCAAAGATGCTTCCCTATTTcaacatgttcattttctccaatATCGGCGGTGTGGTTGCTGATCACTTGATTACAAGGAGGATTCTATCTGTTACCAAGACAAGGAAGCTTCTGAACACCATCGGGTTCATCGTCTCAGCGTTTGCACTCATGGCCCTTCCTTTGTTCAGCACACCGTCAGGCACTGTAATGTGTTCAGCGATATCCCTCGGTTTTCTTGCTCTAGGAAGAGCAGGGTTTGCCGTGAACCATATGGATGTTGCTCCGAAGTTTGCAGGGATAGTGATGGGAGTCTCAAACACGGCGGGGACACTGGCTGGAATCGTCGGTGTCGGCCTCACGGGCAATATTCTGGAGGCGGCAAAGGCTTCTAACAAGGATCTAACGGACTCGGAAACCTGGAAAACAGTCTTCTTCGTTCCAGCATACCTTTGTATTTTCAGTTCCGTCATTTTTTTGATCTTTTCGACAGGCGAAAAGATCTTCGAATAA
- the LOC100278373 gene encoding BTB/POZ domain-containing protein NPY2 isoform X2 yields MLPHIGFVATELATDIVISVGDAKFYLHKFPLLSKSSLLQRLVASSNDEKNDEVDISDIPGGPSAFEICAKFCYGVIVTLNAYNVLAARCAAEYLEMFESIDKGNLIYKIDVFLTSSVFRTWKDSIIVLQSTKSLQPWCENLKVINHCIDCIASKASIDPSEVEWSYTYNRKKLPSENGIDSHWNGVRKQPMVPSDWWVEDLCELEVDLYKRVIMTIKAKGSTPAAVIGEALRAYAYRRLLGSLEDAVSNGVDCTKRRAALDAIVFLLPAEEGSVSCGFLLKLLGAACLLESGESHRVNLIKRIGTQLDGASVPDLLIPLNTNEDNISSIDLIMAIVEEFMSRNGDSGTEKFQDDEGIVDIEKSTSVSSASKLAVAKLIDGYLAEIAKDPNLPLPKLIALAEMVSSLPRPTHDGLYRAIDMYLKEHPSLSKSEKKKLCGLMDCKQLSQDACMHAVQNERLPLRVVVQVLFFEQVRASSSVASARSDANSTSGLPSAVRSLLPRENGNSIGSSRSAATTMTTEEEESGVPTSSDINSLRSMRLANNSGGSERSSGSSDVNNKSSDDRSAAATGKAKGTMLMPKKMLSKLWSGKTNAGESSSSDTSDSPGSANPEEAKSTQSRITWRSVS; encoded by the exons ATGTTGCCTCACATTGG GTTTGTTGCAACAGAACTGGCAACAGACATTGTTATATCCGTTGGGGATGCCAAGTTTTATCTTCATAAG TTCCCTCTTCTATCAAAGAGTTCACTCCTGCAAAGGTTAGTTGCTTCAAGCAatgatgagaaaaatgatgaagtGGATATCTCTGACATCCCTGGTGGACCTTCAGCATTTGAAATATGTGCTAAGTTCTGCTATGGCGTGATTGTAACACTCAATGCATATAACGTCCTCGCTGCCCGCTGTGCAGCTGAGTACCTAGAAATGTTTGAGAGCATCGACAAAGGAAACCTCATATACAAGATCGATGTGTTTCTGACATCAAGCGTATTTCGCACCTGGAAGGACTCGATCATAGTTTTACAGAGCACAAAGTCACTGCAACCTTGGTGTGAAAATCTGAAGGTAATCAACCACTGCATTGACTGTATCGCGTCGAAGGCGTCAATTGATCCATCAGAGGTTGAATGGTCATACACTTACAACAGAAAAAAGCTCCCATCTGAGAATGGTATCGATTCACATTGGAACGGTGTCAGGAAGCAACCTATGGTCCCTAGTGACTGGTGGGTTGAGGACCTTTGTGAGCTCGAAGTGGATTTGTACAAGCGTGTGATCATGACCATCAAGGCAAAGGGAAGCACACCAGCTGCTGTCATTGGAGAAGCATTGAGGGCCTACGCATACCGACGGCTGCTTGGCTCCCTTGAAGATGCTGTGAGCAATGGAGTCGATTGCACAAAACGCCGTGCAGCTCTTGATGCCATTGTATTTCTGTTGCCAGCTGAGGAAGGCTCGGTGTCATGTGGTTTTCTTCTTAAGCTGCTAGGGGCTGCATGTTTGCTTGAATCTGGGGAGTCCCATCGCGTTAACTTGATCAAGAGAATAGGCACGCAGTTGGATGGTGCTTCAGTTCCAGACCTTCTTATACCGCTAAATACTAATGAAGACAATATATCCAGCATAGATCTGATCATGGCAATAGTGGAAGAGTTCATGTCACGGAATGGTGATAGTGGTACGGAGAAATTTCAAGACGATGAAGGAATCGTGGACATCGAGAAGTCGACATCTGTTTCCAGCGCGTCAAAGCTTGCAGTTGCAAAGCTGATCGATGGATATCTTGCCGAGATCGCCAAAGATCCCAACCTTCCTCTTCCAAAGTTGATCGCACTCGCCGAAATGGTGTCTTCTCTACCCCGGCCAACGCATGACGGGCTCTATCGTGCCATTGACATGTATCTGAAG GAGCACCCCAGCCTATCAAAGAGCGAGAAGAAGAAACTGTGCGGGCTGATGGACTGCAAGCAGCTGTCGCAGGACGCGTGCATGCACGCCGTGCAGAACGAGCGTCTCCCCCTACGCGTGGTCGTGCAGGTTCTCTTCTTCGAGCAAGTCCGGGCATCGTCGTCGGTTGCTTCTGCAAGGAGCGACGCTAATTCGACGTCGGGGCTCCCGTCTGCCGTTCGCTCGCTTCTTCCCAGAGAGAACGGCAACTCCATTGGCAGCTCCAGGTCAGccgcgacgacgatgacgacggagGAAGAGGAGAGTGGGGTCCCGACGTCGAGCGACATCAACTCTCTGAGGTCGATGAGGCTGGCCAACAACAGCGGTGGGAGCGAGAGGAGCAGCGGCAGCAGTGACGTGAACAACAAGAGCAGCGACGACAGGAGCGCCGCCGCCACGGGGAAGGCGAAGGGGACGATGCTGATGCCGAAGAAGATGCTGAGCAAGCTCTGGTCCGGGAAAACGAACGCCGGCGAGAGCAGCAGCTCGGACACGTCGGATAGCCCTGGGTCCGCCAACCCGGAGGAGGCGAAGTCCACGCAGTCGCGGATCACATGGCGCTCGGTATCCTAG